A single genomic interval of Magnetococcales bacterium harbors:
- a CDS encoding endonuclease, whose protein sequence is MMKADPSGLYRRLYERYGPQHWWPARTMTEMMVGAVLVQNTAWTQAAKAVARLEERGLLDFVAIAAAAEEELWDIVRPAGYFRIKTRRLQALAAFMAPWETVSRVVSPENGELRRQLLAIHGIGKETADSILCYAARQPVFVVDAYTGRLFERLGWVARKADYDTMQRLVHAAMPADAAVLGEFHALIVRHAKEHCLKKPRCAACPVVDCPWSTQHSSSR, encoded by the coding sequence ATGATGAAGGCCGATCCTTCCGGTCTCTACCGGCGGTTGTATGAACGGTATGGCCCGCAACATTGGTGGCCGGCGCGGACCATGACGGAAATGATGGTCGGCGCGGTTCTGGTGCAGAATACCGCCTGGACCCAGGCGGCCAAGGCAGTGGCACGGCTGGAAGAACGGGGATTGCTGGATTTTGTGGCCATTGCGGCGGCGGCAGAGGAGGAACTCTGGGACATTGTCCGTCCTGCGGGTTATTTCCGGATCAAGACGCGCCGTCTCCAGGCTTTGGCGGCGTTCATGGCCCCGTGGGAAACGGTTTCACGGGTTGTTTCTCCGGAAAATGGCGAACTGCGGCGTCAGTTGTTGGCGATCCATGGAATCGGCAAGGAGACCGCCGATTCCATTCTTTGTTATGCCGCCCGGCAACCGGTGTTCGTGGTCGATGCCTATACCGGGCGTTTGTTCGAACGGCTGGGCTGGGTGGCGCGAAAGGCCGATTATGACACCATGCAGAGATTGGTCCATGCGGCCATGCCGGCGGATGCGGCGGTTCTGGGAGAGTTTCATGCCCTGATCGTTCGGCACGCCAAGGAACATTGCCTCAAGAAACCCCGATGCGCGGCGTGTCCCGTGGTGGATTGTCCCTGGAGTACACAGCATTCTTCATCGCGTTGA
- a CDS encoding PleD family two-component system response regulator: MEGEKAKLLIVDDEKINLDVLLSVLGQEYRTVVATDGAMALRRLETPPLPDLVLLDVMMPGMDGFTVCRKMKENLLTRNIPVIFVTSRTGEADEAVGFAAGAVDYIIKPFHPAIVRARVRTHMELKRRGDMLERLSNLDALTGIANRRRFDEFLRFEWNRSVRTGHPVSMVLIDVDHFKLYNDNYGHGQGDHCLIEVARALTGPMQRAMDLVARYGGEEFATILPETTQEGAVAVAERMRLAVANLGIIHSFSSAAPHVTISLGVATVWPGKDDPAQYLIEKADNALYLAKGQGRNRYVVAV, encoded by the coding sequence GTGGAAGGTGAAAAAGCCAAGCTGTTGATTGTCGATGATGAAAAGATCAACCTGGACGTGCTCCTGAGTGTTCTTGGCCAGGAATATCGCACGGTGGTGGCCACGGATGGCGCCATGGCCTTGCGCCGTCTGGAAACGCCGCCGTTGCCTGATCTGGTATTGCTCGATGTGATGATGCCGGGAATGGACGGATTTACGGTCTGCCGGAAGATGAAGGAAAATCTTCTGACGCGCAACATTCCGGTCATCTTCGTCACTTCGCGAACCGGGGAGGCGGATGAGGCCGTCGGGTTTGCCGCCGGTGCGGTCGATTACATCATCAAACCGTTCCATCCTGCCATCGTTCGCGCCCGCGTGCGGACGCACATGGAACTCAAGCGCCGCGGCGACATGCTGGAGCGGTTGTCCAATCTGGATGCCTTGACGGGCATCGCCAATCGCAGAAGATTCGATGAATTTTTGCGCTTCGAATGGAACCGGTCGGTGCGGACGGGACATCCGGTATCGATGGTGTTGATCGATGTGGATCATTTTAAACTGTATAATGACAATTATGGACATGGACAGGGAGATCATTGCCTGATCGAAGTGGCACGGGCGCTGACGGGACCGATGCAGCGGGCGATGGATCTGGTGGCGCGCTATGGTGGCGAAGAGTTTGCCACCATCCTTCCCGAAACAACGCAGGAGGGGGCGGTTGCGGTAGCGGAGCGGATGCGTCTGGCAGTGGCCAATCTGGGGATTATCCATTCGTTTTCTTCCGCCGCCCCTCATGTCACCATCAGTCTTGGCGTGGCGACGGTTTGGCCGGGAAAAGACGATCCGGCGCAATATTTGATCGAAAAGGCGGACAACGCCTTGTATCTTGCGAAGGGCCAGGGAAGAAACCGGTATGTTGTCGCGGTGTGA
- a CDS encoding acyl--CoA ligase: protein MNQHWTTPFLGKHFLERLEHHARDCGDKPALAWEGGETLDYGTLWRRTGGVARGLAGQGLARGQRVFLVMDGSAASILCYLGSLRLGAVTVPIDPGLTMVQWDSRRADLHPAMVIAPEGLLRNLARSPRPVQGSRIPIQVDMASVFPDLEAHQTLPDGPSNDDVVGILSTTGTTGKAKHVALTLGNISAAAHQINQVMGLTGDDVEVITLPLYHSFGLGRLRCGLAAGSFVHLLPGRFRPERLLKGIRAAKATVFSQVPAGIRLLLALGQRIAPWLAGIRLVEIGSASMDVTEKERLCDLMPHARLWHHYGLTEASRSLFLEYHEARSMNRLSAMGRVTPGVEVILGSDQGRHEGKGDGELLVRGPHVTPGYIHPDGKPGEGLPSAGGWFPTGDLVRRDETGFFFLLGRADDCINLGGFKVHPMEVESVLETCPGIGEVAVAMRHDQEKPFLIAFVAPDPTTPFDERTARDWLASRLEPYKHPQVYHQVPSLPRTPSGKLLRRDLPSV, encoded by the coding sequence ATGAATCAACATTGGACAACCCCCTTCCTCGGCAAACATTTTCTCGAACGCCTGGAACACCATGCCCGTGACTGCGGGGACAAACCGGCCCTGGCCTGGGAAGGGGGGGAAACGCTCGATTATGGGACCTTGTGGCGGCGGACCGGCGGGGTGGCCCGGGGACTCGCGGGACAGGGCCTTGCGCGGGGACAGAGGGTCTTTCTGGTCATGGACGGATCCGCCGCCTCGATCCTGTGCTACCTGGGATCGCTGCGCCTGGGGGCAGTGACGGTTCCGATCGATCCGGGACTGACGATGGTCCAATGGGACAGCCGCCGCGCCGATTTGCATCCGGCGATGGTGATCGCCCCCGAAGGGCTGTTGCGGAACCTGGCACGGTCTCCCCGTCCGGTCCAAGGTTCACGAATCCCGATCCAGGTGGATATGGCCTCGGTGTTTCCGGACCTGGAGGCACACCAGACTCTGCCTGATGGTCCATCGAACGATGACGTGGTGGGAATACTCTCCACCACCGGCACAACCGGAAAAGCCAAGCATGTGGCGCTGACCCTGGGCAACATCAGCGCCGCGGCACACCAGATCAACCAGGTCATGGGTCTGACCGGGGACGATGTGGAGGTGATCACCCTGCCATTGTATCATTCCTTCGGTCTGGGGCGGTTGCGCTGCGGGTTGGCGGCGGGCAGTTTTGTCCATCTTCTTCCGGGACGATTCCGTCCCGAACGATTGCTCAAGGGGATACGCGCGGCAAAGGCGACCGTGTTTTCCCAGGTACCCGCCGGAATTCGCCTTCTTCTGGCCCTGGGACAACGGATCGCCCCCTGGCTTGCAGGGATCCGCCTGGTGGAAATCGGCAGCGCGTCCATGGACGTGACGGAAAAAGAACGTCTCTGCGATTTGATGCCCCATGCCCGGCTGTGGCATCATTACGGACTGACCGAAGCCTCCCGGTCGTTGTTCCTGGAATACCACGAGGCCCGGAGCATGAACCGGCTTTCGGCCATGGGGCGCGTCACTCCCGGAGTCGAGGTGATCCTGGGGTCGGACCAGGGACGCCATGAGGGCAAAGGCGACGGGGAATTGCTGGTACGGGGGCCTCATGTCACCCCGGGATACATCCACCCCGATGGCAAACCCGGCGAAGGACTGCCGTCCGCGGGCGGGTGGTTTCCCACCGGAGATCTGGTCCGCCGCGACGAAACAGGTTTTTTTTTCCTTCTTGGACGCGCCGATGACTGCATCAACCTGGGGGGGTTCAAGGTCCATCCCATGGAGGTCGAATCGGTTCTGGAGACCTGTCCGGGGATCGGGGAGGTCGCCGTGGCCATGCGCCACGATCAGGAAAAACCATTTCTGATCGCTTTCGTCGCGCCCGATCCAACCACACCGTTCGACGAACGGACAGCCCGAGACTGGCTCGCCAGCCGCCTCGAACCGTATAAACATCCCCAGGTGTACCACCAGGTTCCATCCCTGCCGCGCACTCCATCCGGCAAACTTCTCAGGCGCGATCTCCCTTCCGTTTGA
- the trpS gene encoding tryptophan--tRNA ligase, with protein MTKESPDRPVALSAAQPTGQLTIGNLFGAIRNWIPLQERYDTLFCVVDLHALTVRQDPHELRSRILELAAIYLASGIDPEKSVIFIQSQVHQHAELAWLLSTFAQLGELERMTQFKDKAQRHRQNVNAGLFTYPVLMAADILLYQTQVVPVGEDQKQHLELTRDIAIRFNNIHGPIFRVPEPMIEAEGTARVRDLQNPEKKMSKSVESELARVMMLDDAATVLKKFKKAVTDSLGEIRFDETRQAGVTNLLTLWCAATGQGRDVALDHFSHHQYGRLKVETAEAVNAVLEPIRDRYRQFMADRGELQRILDRGAEQAARRAEETMIRVMDALGLPVHSRGPLHG; from the coding sequence ATGACCAAAGAATCTCCGGACCGTCCGGTGGCGTTGAGCGCGGCTCAACCAACCGGACAATTGACCATTGGCAATCTGTTTGGCGCCATCCGGAACTGGATTCCGTTGCAGGAACGTTACGACACTTTGTTTTGCGTCGTCGATTTGCACGCCTTGACCGTCCGCCAGGATCCCCATGAATTGCGCAGCCGCATCCTGGAACTGGCCGCCATTTATCTGGCCTCGGGAATCGATCCGGAAAAAAGTGTGATTTTCATTCAAAGCCAGGTCCATCAGCATGCCGAACTGGCGTGGCTTCTTTCGACCTTCGCCCAGCTTGGGGAACTGGAACGGATGACCCAGTTCAAGGACAAGGCCCAGAGGCATCGGCAGAATGTGAACGCGGGCCTGTTTACCTATCCGGTCCTGATGGCCGCTGATATTCTGCTGTACCAGACCCAGGTCGTACCTGTCGGCGAGGACCAGAAACAACATCTGGAGCTGACCCGGGATATTGCCATCCGTTTCAACAATATTCATGGCCCGATCTTTCGGGTTCCCGAACCGATGATCGAGGCCGAAGGGACGGCCCGGGTGCGCGACCTTCAGAATCCGGAGAAGAAGATGTCCAAATCGGTCGAGTCGGAACTGGCCCGGGTCATGATGCTTGACGATGCGGCGACGGTGCTGAAAAAATTCAAGAAGGCGGTCACCGACAGCCTGGGTGAAATCCGTTTCGACGAGACCCGTCAGGCGGGGGTCACCAATCTGTTGACCCTCTGGTGCGCCGCGACGGGACAGGGACGGGACGTGGCCTTGGATCATTTCAGTCATCATCAATATGGCCGCTTGAAGGTGGAAACCGCCGAGGCGGTCAATGCGGTCCTCGAACCCATCCGGGACCGTTATCGACAGTTCATGGCGGATCGGGGAGAACTGCAACGGATCCTCGATCGCGGCGCCGAGCAGGCGGCGCGACGGGCGGAAGAGACCATGATTCGGGTCATGGATGCCCTTGGTTTGCCGGTCCATTCGCGGGGCCCCCTTCATGGCTGA
- a CDS encoding Hpt domain-containing protein, whose amino-acid sequence MSTDTLSANDSMFPTGDEHARFPELLDGVDLEEGLENMDGDRRLYRKVLENTLRRCRQFPELLAGHQDQENWAEVRRMFHTLKGVAATVGAMDLRDQALNVERTLDTSNGTGPVPEEVMQAFERERTRLVTSLTPLEDDASVETWSEGTTKKGTQRPMGNTGQSEAVASRERPLEDVVRCLEKAIDEGDGEVKEHLGELGRLLGERVRSDLYRNLSRQVDNYDFDQAASTLRQLWFMLRGEHF is encoded by the coding sequence ATGTCCACCGACACATTGTCTGCAAACGATTCCATGTTCCCGACCGGCGATGAGCATGCCCGGTTTCCGGAGCTGTTGGATGGGGTAGACCTGGAAGAGGGGCTGGAGAACATGGATGGCGACCGGCGCCTCTACCGCAAGGTGCTGGAAAACACGCTGCGTCGCTGCCGCCAGTTTCCCGAGCTTTTGGCGGGCCATCAGGACCAGGAGAATTGGGCCGAGGTGCGACGCATGTTTCATACGCTCAAGGGGGTGGCGGCGACCGTGGGGGCGATGGATTTGCGGGATCAGGCCTTGAACGTGGAACGGACGTTGGATACATCCAACGGAACGGGCCCGGTTCCCGAAGAGGTCATGCAGGCGTTCGAGCGCGAACGGACACGTCTTGTCACTTCCCTGACACCGTTGGAAGATGATGCCTCCGTGGAGACCTGGTCGGAAGGAACAACGAAGAAAGGAACCCAGAGGCCCATGGGAAACACTGGACAGTCCGAGGCGGTTGCGTCCCGGGAACGGCCATTGGAGGATGTGGTCCGATGTCTTGAGAAGGCGATCGACGAAGGCGATGGCGAGGTCAAGGAGCATTTGGGGGAATTGGGACGACTTCTTGGAGAGCGGGTTCGGAGTGATCTGTACCGTAATCTGTCCCGGCAGGTGGACAATTATGATTTCGATCAAGCCGCTTCCACCCTGCGTCAACTTTGGTTCATGCTTCGCGGGGAACATTTCTGA
- a CDS encoding Rpn family recombination-promoting nuclease/putative transposase: MKQRHLISFDWALKRLLRSKANFEILEGFLSELLREDVRIVEILESESNREARNDKFNRVDLKIKNTRDEIVIVELQYEREWDYLQRLLFGTAKAITEHMTEGRPYASVIKVITVSILYFDLGRGSDYIYVGSTSFRGMHTQEELALDEGQKALFQRPSVAAIFPEHYLIKVKNFDDVARDTLDEWVYFLKNSDIRDEFTARGLKKAKEKLDVLQLPETERKAYERYQDELHDQASFVLSTYGAGKWEGRQEGEAALLTRLLQRRFGTVSEWASEKIAKAGPSFLEEWSLRFVDAQSLDDVFSDKV, translated from the coding sequence ATGAAGCAACGTCATTTGATCAGTTTCGACTGGGCCTTGAAGCGTCTGTTGCGCAGCAAGGCCAATTTTGAAATCCTGGAAGGGTTTCTCTCCGAACTTCTTCGCGAGGATGTGCGCATCGTTGAAATCCTGGAGAGCGAAAGCAATCGGGAAGCCCGCAACGACAAATTCAACCGTGTCGATCTCAAGATCAAAAACACACGGGATGAGATTGTCATCGTTGAATTACAATATGAACGAGAGTGGGACTATTTACAGAGGTTACTCTTCGGTACCGCCAAGGCCATCACCGAACATATGACGGAAGGTAGGCCTTACGCCAGTGTCATCAAGGTCATTACCGTCAGCATTCTCTATTTTGATCTGGGGCGTGGCAGCGATTATATCTATGTGGGCAGCACCTCTTTCAGGGGGATGCATACCCAGGAAGAATTGGCCTTGGACGAGGGGCAGAAAGCCTTGTTTCAACGCCCTTCGGTAGCCGCTATTTTCCCGGAGCATTACTTGATCAAGGTGAAAAATTTTGATGATGTCGCCCGCGACACCCTGGACGAGTGGGTCTATTTTTTGAAAAATTCCGATATTCGTGACGAGTTCACGGCGCGTGGATTGAAAAAGGCCAAAGAAAAGCTTGATGTTCTGCAATTGCCGGAGACAGAGCGCAAGGCCTATGAACGTTATCAGGACGAACTGCATGACCAGGCAAGTTTTGTGCTTTCCACCTATGGTGCCGGTAAATGGGAAGGACGGCAGGAAGGAGAAGCCGCACTCCTGACGCGCCTATTACAGCGCCGCTTCGGCACGGTGTCCGAATGGGCCAGCGAAAAGATCGCCAAAGCCGGGCCATCCTTTCTGGAGGAATGGAGTCTTCGATTTGTGGATGCCCAGTCACTGGACGATGTTTTCTCGGACAAGGTGTGA
- the gmd gene encoding GDP-mannose 4,6-dehydratase, which yields MSSKKVALITGVTGQDGAYLAEFLLGKGYEVHGIKRRSSQFNTERIDHLYQGPDVADRRFVLHYGDVTDATNLIRIIQKTQPDEIYNLAAQSHVAVSFETPEYTANTDALGPLRILEAIRILDLIDKTRFYQASTSELYGKVAETPQRETTPFRPRSPYAAAKLYAYWVTVNYREAYGIFGCNGILFNHESPVRGETFVTRKITRGLTRIQLGLEETLLLGNIDALRDWGHARDYVEMQWLMLQQEHPDDYVIATGQQHSVREFVEAVADALGMTILWRGKGVDEVGIERETGRIIVRIDPRYFRPTEVECLLGDATKAREKLGWTPRITFRELVREMVEQDMKKARLEKLLLEQGIPLLGAGSLDG from the coding sequence ATGTCATCGAAAAAGGTTGCCCTGATTACAGGAGTCACTGGTCAGGATGGCGCTTATCTTGCGGAATTTCTCTTGGGAAAAGGATATGAAGTACACGGCATCAAACGTCGTTCCTCCCAGTTCAATACGGAACGGATCGACCATCTCTATCAGGGACCCGATGTCGCCGATCGCAGGTTTGTCCTTCACTATGGCGATGTGACCGACGCGACCAACCTGATCCGGATCATCCAGAAGACGCAGCCCGACGAAATCTACAACCTGGCGGCCCAGAGTCATGTGGCGGTCTCCTTCGAGACTCCGGAATACACGGCCAATACCGACGCCCTGGGGCCACTGCGCATCCTGGAAGCGATTCGCATCCTCGATCTGATCGACAAGACCCGTTTCTATCAGGCCTCGACCTCGGAATTGTATGGCAAGGTCGCGGAAACGCCGCAACGGGAAACGACGCCGTTTCGTCCCCGTTCTCCTTACGCCGCGGCCAAGCTGTATGCCTATTGGGTCACGGTAAATTATCGGGAAGCCTACGGTATTTTTGGGTGCAATGGCATTTTGTTCAATCATGAATCGCCGGTCCGTGGCGAAACCTTCGTGACCCGGAAGATCACCCGGGGTCTGACGCGGATCCAATTGGGCTTGGAAGAGACGCTGTTGCTGGGCAACATCGATGCCTTGCGTGATTGGGGTCATGCCCGGGACTATGTGGAAATGCAATGGTTGATGTTGCAACAGGAGCATCCCGACGATTATGTCATCGCCACCGGACAACAACATTCGGTCAGGGAATTCGTCGAAGCGGTCGCCGACGCGCTTGGCATGACGATTCTCTGGCGCGGCAAGGGGGTCGATGAGGTCGGGATCGAACGGGAGACAGGACGGATCATCGTGCGCATCGACCCACGTTATTTTCGTCCGACGGAAGTGGAATGTCTTCTTGGAGACGCAACCAAGGCACGGGAAAAACTGGGCTGGACGCCGCGCATCACCTTCAGGGAACTGGTCCGGGAGATGGTGGAACAGGACATGAAAAAGGCAAGACTGGAAAAACTGCTCCTCGAACAGGGAATTCCTCTTCTGGGGGCGGGGTCCCTGGATGGCTGA
- a CDS encoding response regulator → MNDTVKRAADSLIMKALDAKERPTIMIIPVWPSRRNNVHAAVPDDPMGRPAFRSGFEATGRRVSTALSSPATVPGVFFRGCVRLGMGMLLLLSLLVFLVPTADAQPRGIRVGVYQNKPGVFYTATNKAQGFYVDILEYVATEEQWRIDYVFGSWSRLLEHLADGEIDLVVAIAHTEERDKTFDFNRETALANWGQVYVRDGAIQSLINLEHRRVAGLESDVYTLSLKKLLKSLDIPHTFIEVPQYSDAMELVALGRADAAIVSRTSGLVLEQEYPLIRSPIICCPVEVRYAVAGGRNQDLILALDLHLKRLKDDKDSIYFKSMDKWFGNIRPREPLPSWLRWSFAIVFLLLLLFIVGNLWLRREVRLRTRELLAAKVAAEEASKVKSEFLANMSHEIRTPLNAVIGMTDLVLDMHLEREQKSYLEIVLSSAEALLALLNSILDFSKIEAGRMELENILFPLKDPVGSACDTLAVNAHRKELEIYLDIDPGVPEMMRGDPFRLRQILVNLINNAIKFTKHGEIVLEITSVPSSGPSRSSITFAVRDTGIGIPGEKLEKIFDSFTQADGSTSRKYGGTGLGLTISRQLVELMGGVLEVESEEGKGSRFFFTLDCETAPHMEGTNRQPLQGMNILVADILETNRRLVAGVLSRLGARVTVECDGDAAWRAMSESPGSPGSGGAEDWEDTGFDVFVIGHKLWNGADGSTLCGHLGSRSDLCEKTVAMLPAHRRKNDPHLERGPHVGAMLVKPAHAERLLDTLQSMPLLGLLPDRPVGQRSRGEGKAGGNTYHILVVEDEPNNQKLVTDILDQAGHTWSLAGDGLVALERIEAEVFDLVLMDIMLPGMDGYEVTRAIRNRGADPVGTASSVPVIGITAHVLKGDRNKCLNAGMNGFLAKPFRPRDLLSVLYRMDKQLTQKKVLRKKSSQVKIIKLNFIGSPEYHATRVVVFTQWPRIMTRLYNAIEAGDMTVVATNAEEMKGVSHGIGADLVRNEAFKLAIATRNSSATRQVREQFVELEREYLKAVMVMVMAESDRLSGDDRDLPSR, encoded by the coding sequence TTGAATGACACGGTGAAGAGGGCTGCTGATTCCCTGATCATGAAGGCCCTCGATGCAAAAGAAAGACCAACCATCATGATCATCCCCGTTTGGCCCTCCCGGAGAAACAATGTCCACGCGGCAGTCCCTGACGATCCGATGGGCCGCCCGGCGTTCCGGTCGGGGTTCGAAGCAACCGGTCGGCGCGTTTCGACCGCGCTGTCGTCACCCGCGACGGTGCCCGGAGTTTTTTTTCGGGGTTGTGTCCGGTTGGGCATGGGAATGCTGTTGTTGCTGTCGCTTCTTGTTTTTCTTGTCCCAACCGCGGATGCGCAACCGCGCGGGATTCGGGTGGGGGTTTATCAGAACAAGCCGGGGGTTTTCTATACGGCGACCAACAAGGCCCAGGGGTTTTACGTCGATATTCTGGAGTATGTCGCGACCGAGGAGCAATGGCGCATCGACTATGTGTTTGGTTCCTGGTCGCGCCTTCTGGAGCATTTGGCGGATGGTGAAATCGACCTTGTCGTCGCCATCGCCCATACCGAGGAACGGGACAAGACCTTCGATTTCAATCGGGAAACGGCCCTGGCCAACTGGGGTCAGGTCTACGTCCGCGACGGCGCCATCCAATCCCTGATCAATCTGGAGCACCGGCGGGTCGCGGGCCTGGAAAGCGATGTCTATACCCTGAGTCTGAAAAAACTGCTCAAATCCCTCGACATCCCGCATACGTTCATCGAGGTGCCACAGTACAGCGATGCGATGGAACTGGTCGCCCTCGGTCGGGCCGATGCCGCCATCGTCTCCCGCACCAGCGGACTGGTGCTGGAACAGGAGTATCCGTTGATTCGCAGTCCGATCATCTGCTGTCCGGTCGAGGTTCGTTACGCGGTGGCGGGCGGGAGGAATCAGGATCTGATCCTTGCTTTGGATCTTCATCTGAAGCGGCTCAAGGACGACAAGGATTCCATCTACTTCAAATCGATGGACAAATGGTTCGGCAACATCCGCCCCAGGGAACCTCTGCCGTCATGGTTGCGCTGGAGTTTTGCCATTGTCTTTCTTTTGCTTCTGCTTTTCATCGTTGGCAATCTGTGGTTGCGGCGGGAAGTCCGGTTGCGTACCCGGGAGTTGTTGGCGGCCAAGGTGGCGGCGGAGGAGGCGAGCAAGGTCAAGAGCGAATTTCTGGCCAACATGAGCCATGAAATCCGCACCCCGCTCAACGCGGTCATCGGCATGACCGATCTGGTGCTGGACATGCACCTGGAACGCGAACAGAAAAGTTATCTGGAAATTGTCCTCTCCTCGGCGGAAGCGCTGTTGGCCCTCTTGAACAGCATTCTTGATTTTTCCAAGATCGAGGCGGGGCGGATGGAGTTGGAAAACATACTGTTTCCCCTCAAGGATCCCGTTGGCAGCGCCTGCGATACCCTCGCCGTCAATGCCCATCGCAAGGAACTGGAAATCTATCTTGACATCGATCCCGGGGTCCCGGAGATGATGCGGGGCGATCCGTTTCGTTTGCGTCAGATTCTCGTCAATCTGATCAACAATGCCATCAAGTTTACCAAGCATGGCGAGATTGTTTTGGAAATCACTTCGGTTCCTTCGTCCGGGCCTTCCCGTTCGTCGATCACCTTCGCCGTTCGCGATACCGGGATTGGCATTCCCGGGGAAAAACTGGAAAAGATTTTCGACAGTTTTACCCAGGCGGATGGTTCGACCTCAAGGAAATACGGTGGCACCGGCCTGGGGTTGACGATCTCGCGTCAACTGGTCGAATTGATGGGGGGGGTGCTGGAGGTGGAGAGCGAAGAGGGCAAGGGGAGTCGGTTTTTCTTTACCCTCGATTGCGAAACGGCGCCGCACATGGAGGGGACGAACCGGCAGCCGCTTCAGGGGATGAATATTCTCGTTGCCGATATTCTGGAAACCAATCGCCGCCTGGTGGCAGGGGTTCTGAGCCGGCTTGGCGCCCGTGTCACCGTGGAATGTGATGGCGACGCGGCATGGCGGGCGATGTCGGAAAGTCCTGGGAGTCCCGGTTCCGGCGGTGCGGAGGATTGGGAAGATACCGGATTCGATGTGTTCGTCATCGGGCATAAATTGTGGAATGGCGCCGATGGCAGCACCCTTTGCGGTCATTTGGGGAGTCGATCGGATTTGTGCGAAAAGACCGTCGCCATGTTGCCGGCCCATCGGCGCAAGAACGATCCTCATCTGGAACGTGGTCCGCATGTCGGGGCCATGCTGGTGAAGCCGGCCCATGCGGAACGATTGCTCGACACGCTGCAATCGATGCCGCTGTTGGGTTTGCTTCCCGATCGTCCCGTGGGACAACGCTCCCGTGGCGAAGGAAAGGCTGGGGGAAATACCTATCATATCCTGGTGGTGGAGGACGAACCCAACAATCAGAAACTTGTTACCGACATCCTCGATCAGGCGGGGCATACGTGGAGTCTGGCCGGGGATGGTCTGGTGGCGCTGGAGCGGATCGAGGCGGAGGTTTTCGACCTGGTGCTGATGGACATCATGTTGCCGGGGATGGACGGATACGAGGTGACCCGGGCGATCCGCAACAGAGGCGCCGATCCGGTGGGCACGGCCTCCTCGGTTCCGGTGATTGGAATCACGGCCCATGTACTGAAAGGGGACCGCAACAAATGTCTCAATGCGGGGATGAATGGATTCCTCGCCAAGCCGTTTCGCCCGCGGGATCTGCTTTCGGTGTTGTATCGCATGGACAAGCAGTTGACCCAGAAAAAGGTGCTGCGCAAAAAATCGAGCCAGGTCAAGATCATCAAACTCAATTTTATCGGCAGTCCCGAGTATCATGCCACCCGCGTCGTCGTCTTTACCCAGTGGCCCCGGATCATGACCCGTCTTTACAATGCCATCGAAGCCGGGGATATGACGGTCGTCGCCACCAATGCCGAGGAGATGAAAGGGGTGTCTCACGGGATTGGCGCGGATCTGGTGCGCAACGAGGCGTTCAAGTTGGCCATTGCCACACGCAATTCCAGCGCGACCCGGCAGGTACGGGAACAATTCGTGGAGTTGGAGCGGGAGTATCTCAAGGCGGTTATGGTGATGGTCATGGCGGAAAGTGACCGCCTGAGCGGGGATGACCGGGATCTTCCGTCGCGGTAA
- a CDS encoding rRNA pseudouridine synthase, with translation MADSMRLQKWLSQAGLCSRREGERWIAEGRIAVNGQVVMQPGSQVNPGDRVVVDGKPVAGGSRQRRLLLAFHKPPDILCTRRDPEGRKTIHDFFFDVPERLLNVGRLDINSEGLILMTNDGDLVHRLTHPSSRIARRYRVRVHGRINEATLNRLRQGVELDDGPTGPLEIVVDRDTAANNWLTLTLREGRNRIIRRIFETLDMKVSRLIRVSYGSVALGELPRGLWRPVTGWEERKLFDEDVAMALNRDSGPVKVFRKPAIAGRDRP, from the coding sequence ATGGCTGATTCCATGCGTCTGCAAAAGTGGTTGTCCCAGGCGGGTCTTTGTTCCCGACGCGAGGGCGAACGATGGATCGCCGAGGGCCGTATCGCGGTCAACGGTCAGGTGGTGATGCAACCGGGTTCCCAGGTGAATCCGGGGGACCGGGTGGTCGTCGATGGAAAGCCGGTAGCGGGCGGAAGCAGGCAGAGACGTCTCCTTTTGGCGTTCCACAAGCCGCCCGACATCTTGTGTACCCGTCGCGATCCGGAGGGCCGCAAGACGATCCATGATTTTTTCTTCGATGTTCCGGAACGGTTGCTCAATGTGGGGCGGCTGGACATCAATTCGGAGGGGTTGATCCTGATGACCAATGATGGCGATCTGGTCCATCGGTTGACCCATCCATCTTCCCGGATCGCCCGCCGGTACCGGGTTCGGGTTCATGGGCGGATCAACGAGGCAACCTTGAACCGGCTGCGTCAGGGGGTCGAACTGGACGACGGCCCGACCGGTCCCCTTGAAATCGTCGTCGATCGGGATACCGCCGCCAACAACTGGTTGACCCTGACCCTTCGCGAAGGACGCAACCGGATCATTCGCCGCATCTTCGAAACCCTGGACATGAAGGTTTCCCGCCTGATCCGTGTTTCCTATGGCTCGGTGGCTCTGGGGGAGTTGCCGCGGGGGCTTTGGCGACCCGTGACGGGGTGGGAGGAACGGAAATTGTTCGACGAAGATGTCGCCATGGCTTTGAACAGGGACAGTGGTCCCGTCAAGGTATTCAGGAAACCGGCCATTGCGGGAAGGGATCGGCCATGA